In a genomic window of Gossypium arboreum isolate Shixiya-1 chromosome 9, ASM2569848v2, whole genome shotgun sequence:
- the LOC108460276 gene encoding serine/threonine-protein phosphatase BSL3: MDVDSSMVPETDHDQNQNGASQSSAPMEREQQQQNQQLENQASPPGPVGSAPTSAQQQSAAAPPATQGQPQTPVVGPRWAPTYSVVNAIIEKKEDGPGPRCGHTLTAVAAVGEEGTPGYIGPRLILFGGATALEGNSAASGTPSSAGSAGIRLAGATADVHCYDVLSNKWSRITPFGEPPTPRAAHVATAVGTMVVIQGGIGPAGLSAEDLHVLDLTQQRPRWHRVVVQGPGPGPRYGHVMALVGQRYLMAIGGNDGKRPLADVWALDTAAKPYEWRKLEPEGEGPPPCMYATASARSDGLLLLCGGRDANSVPLASAYGLAKHRDGRWEWAIAPGVSPSPRYQHAAVFVNARLHVSGGALGGGRMVEDSSSVAVLDTAAGVWCDTKSVVTSPRTGRYSADAAGGDASVELTRRCRHAAAAVGDLIFIYGGLRGGVLLDDLLVAEDLAAAETTAAASHAAAAAAASNVNAGRLPGRYGFGDERERQTMPEAAPDGAVVLGSPVAPPVNGDMYTDISTENAMLQGSRRMSKGVEYLVEAAAAEAEAISATLAAAKARQINGEVELPDRDRGAEATPSGKQMSTLIKMPDSAGSNNVAPAGVRLHHRAVVVAAETGGALGGMVRQLSIDQFENEGRRVSYGTPESATAARKLLDRQMSINSVPKKVIAHLLKPRGWKPPVRRQFFLDCNEIADLCESAEKIFAAEPTVLQLKAPIKIFGDLHGQFGDLMRLFDEYGAPSTAGDIAYIDYLFLGDYVDRGQHSLETITLLLALKVEYPHNVHLIRGNHEAADINALFGFRIECIERMGERDGIWAWHRINRLFNWLPLAALIEKKIICMHGGIGRSINHVEQIENLQRPITMEAGSIVLMDLLWSDPTENDSVEGLRPNARGPGLVTFGPDRVMEFCNNNDLQLIVRAHECVMDGFERFAQGHLITLFSATNYCGTANNAGAILVLGRDLVVVPKLIHPLPPAMSSPEASPERHIEDTWMQELNANRPPTPTRGRPQVANDRGSLAWI; encoded by the exons ATGGATGTGGATTCGTCGATGGTGCCTGAGACTGACCACGATCAGAATCAAAACGGAGCTTCTCAATCTTCAGCGCCGATGGAGAGGGAGCAACAGCAACAAAACCAGCAACTAGAGAACCAGGCTTCGCCACCGGGACCTGTTGGATCTGCGCCCACTTCGGCGCAACAACAGTCTGCTGCTGCCCCACCTGCTACTCAGGGACAGCCGCAAACGCCGGTGGTTGGGCCAAGATGGGCGCCCACTTATTCGGTGGTTAATGCGATTATTGAGAAGAAAGAAGACGGGCCAGGTCCTAGGTGTGGGCATACTCTAACGGCTGTGGCAGCTGTGGGGGAAGAAGGGACGCCTGGGTATATTGGGCCCAGGTTGATTTTATTTGGTGGCGCCACGGCACTCGAAGGGAATTCTGCTGCTTCTGGGACTCCATCGTCGGCTGGAAGCGCTGGCATCA GACTAGCAGGTGCCACTGCTGATGTGCACTGTTATGATGTGTTAAGTAATAAATGGTCTAG GATCACGCCCTTTGGAGAGCCACCTACACCAAGGGCAGCTCATGTGGCAACTGCCGTGGGAACTATGGTCGTTATTCAG GGTGGAATTGGTCCAGCTGGTTTGTCTGCTGAGGATCTTCACGTTCTTGATCTCACACAGCAGCGACCACGGTGGCATAG GGTTGTTGTGCAAGGCCCTGGGCCAGGGCCACGTTATGGACATGTGATGGCTTTGGTGGGACAAAGGTATCTCATGGCTATTGGTGGAAATGATG GAAAACGACCTTTGGCTGATGTATGGGCCCTGGATACTGCTGCCAAGCCTTATGAATGGCGTAAATTGGAACCTGAAGGGGAAGGCCCACCTCCATGCAT GTATGCTACTGCAAGTGCACGATCAGATGGTCTCCTTCTGCTCTGTGGAGGGAGGGATGCTAACAGTGTG CCATTGGCTAGTGCATATGGACTTGCAAAACACAGGGATGGTCGATGGGAATGGGCAATTGCTCCGGGTGTCTCACCATCTCCAAGATATCAACATGCTGCT GTCTTTGTCAATGCAAGGCTCCATGTTTCTGGTGGGGCACTTGGTGGTGGACGCATGGTTGAAGACTCGTCAAGTGTTGCAG TGTTGGATACTGCTGCGGGAGTTTGGTGTGATACAAAATCTGTTGTTACTAGTCCGAGGACAGGCAGATACAGTGCAGATGCTGCCGGAGGAGATGCCTCTGTTGAGTTGACAAGGCGCTGCAGACATGCAGCTGCTGCTGTTGGTGACTTAATATTTATTTATGGTGGTTTACGTGGTG GTGTGTTGCTTGATGACTTGCTTGTTGCTGAAGACCTGGCTGCTGCTGAGACAACAGCAGCAGCTTCACATGCTGCGGCTGCAGCAGCTGCTTCTAATGTGAATGCAGGGCGGTTACCTGGAAGGTATGGTTTTGGTGATGAAAGAGAAAGGCAAACAATGCCTGAAGCAGCTCCTGATGGAGCAGTTGTGCTGGGAAGTCCAGTTGCTCCCCCTGTAAATGGGGATATGTATACCGACATAAGCACTGAAAATGCCATGCTTCAAGGATCCCG GAGAATGAGCAAAGGTGTTGAGTATTTAGTTGAGGCTGCAGCTGCTGAAGCTGAGGCTATTAGTGCCACATTGGCTGCTGCCAAGGCACGACAAATTAATGGAGAAGTTGAACTTCCTGATAGGGATCGAGGGGCAGAGGCTACACCTAGTGGAAAACAAATGTCTACCTTGATTAAAATGCCTGATTCTGCTGGGTCAAATAATGTTGCTCCAGCTGGAGTTAGGCTTCACCACAGAGCT GTGGTTGTGGCTGCAGAGACTGGTGGAGCTTTAGGTGGGATGGTAAGACAGCTTTCTATTGACCAATTTGAAAATGAAGGCAGGCGGGTTAGCTATGGGACTCCTGAGAGTGCAACTGCAGCAAGGAAACTATTAGATAGGCAGATGTCTATCAATAGTGTCCCCAAAAAG GTCATTGCACATCTTTTGAAGCCTCGTGGTTGGAAACCTCCAGTTCGTCGACAGTTTTTCTTAGATTGCAATGAAATAGCAGATCTCTGTGAAAGTGCTGAAAAAATATTTGCTGCCGAACCAACTGTTTTACAGCTGAAAGCTCCTATTAAGATTTTTGGTGATCTACATGGACAATTTGGGGATCTTATGCGCCTTTTTGATGAATATGGTGCACCTTCAACAGCTGGGGACATTGC ATATATCGATTATCTCTTCTTAGGAGATTATGTGGACCGGGGCCAACACAGCTTGGAGACCATTACTCTTCTGCTTGCATTGAAG GTTGAGTATCCCCATAATGTACATTTAATTAGGGGAAATCATGAGGCTGCAGATATCAATGCACTTTTTGGCTTCCGGATTGAGTGTATTGAGCGCATG GGTGAGAGAGATGGAATATGGGCATGGCATCGCATAAACCGGTTATTTAATTGGCTTCCTCTGGCAGCTCTAATTGAGAAGAAAATCATTTGTATGCATGGTGGCATTGGTCGGTCTATAAATCATGTGGAACAGATTGAGAACCTACAGCGTCCCATTACAATGGAAGCAGGCTCAATTGTTCTTATGGATTTATTATG GTCTGATCCAACAGAAAATGATAGTGTGGAAGGGTTGCGACCAAATGCTAGAGGTCCAGGGTTGGTTACTTTTGGG CCTGATCGTGTTATGGAATTCTGCAATAATAATGATCTTCAGTTAATTGTTCGTGCTCATGAGTGTGTTATGGATGGCTTTGAGCGCTTTGCCCAGGGACATTTGATCACTCTATTTTCGGCAACCAATTATTGTG GCACCGCAAATAATGCTGGCGCTATCTTAGTTTTGGGTAGAGATCTCGTGGTAGTTCCAAAGCTGATTCATCCTTTACCCCCAGCAATGTCATCTCCAGAAGCATCACCGGAACGTCATATAGAAGATACATGGATGCAG GAGTTGAATGCTAACAGACCTCCGACACCTACTAGAGGTCGTCCTCAAGTGGCAAATGATCGAGGCTCTCTTGCTTGGATATAA